TCTAATTTATGTGTTTGGGAGTTAATTTTATATAAGAGATTGAGCAACTCATAACTGACATCCTTTCTGGTGAGACAATGGGGCTTCTATGAATGTTCCCCTGACTCAGTGACCATATCATCAAACATAACCTCCAACAATGGCAGTTGGGGAGATGCCCTATCAACTCACTGGAAATATTTTGGCACCCATGACTGAACTTCCCGCAAATACCTGAAAAACCTGTTTGCTGGTACCTGGTACACACTGAAAActgaaagaacacacacacacacacacacacacacacacacacacacacacacacacaaaaggctgCAACTAGCATAATACGAAAGCACTGACTTATTCTCTGATTTCACGGTTGGAAAAAAAAGGTGTTCTGTGAGATTTCTAAAGCCCTTTGCAGACAGCATTTCTCTCATGcaagtttatatataacatatatcattggaaatagttatttttcttgcTACACTTTGAAAGACACATGTGGAGATAATTAGCAAAATACCATTCCTTATACCATAAACAGGAGTCTTACTTCGTAAACATGTTTTGCATTAGGATAATTATTCTAGAACAATTCTCTAGAATAAACACCCAGAACAGATGTCCCCTAGGTTCTTCTAATGTATGTCTTTAGCTTTTACCTTATCAGCAGCTCTCCTTTTAGGAGCGTGCTTCTATCCTAAGCACATAATAGTTGCTTCCTATTGCTGAATGCAAATTAGATGCTTTTCATTCTGTGTACCTCTTTCCAGGTCAGAGCATTTGTAGTCTAAGCGTTTGTTAACGTCTGTGTAGTCCACTGCTCTCCTCAGCATACCCCAACTCCTACCACTTACctagaaaatacaaagtaaaggCTTTCCCCAGCATTTTCCCTCAAATTTGACCTCTACATACTCTGTATCTAAAATAACCCCAACtgttaaaatgacttttaagagCATGCATTGCACTTAAGGGTCTTGGCCTTAACACAGAGACCATAAACTGCTGGCTTGGAGCCCCTTTTATAGTTACTGAACTCCCACCTGATTTCAAATGTCAACTTGATCATGTACTAAATCCCATGAAGATTTAAGTAGACTTCTGGTCTCTATAGTCTATGTTTAACATTCTGTCCTGCTGGTCTGTACATTCAGATTCCACACTGAGCAATTCTTGACTCTTTTTAGTACCTGGTGAGGCGAGTAGTTCTCCTTCCTCATTGCTCCTCTAGGTTACAGCTTTCCCCGCTATGACCCTTAGATCCTCTCTggtccttccctttctctgtccatcccccaaaTCACTCTTAAACCAAAACGAAACTAAACCACTCAACATCTTATTGGTGTTGTGTTAATTCTATAAATTAATTTGGGCAGAAATGACAGCTTTTTGATATGGAGTCGTCTCATCTAAGAgcctaagagagagagagagagagccagtgcacaagagcaggagagagaggcagagggagagacagagagaatcccaagcaggccccgcactcagacatggggctggatcccaccaccctgggatcgtgacctgagctgaaatccagggtcagatactcaatcgactgagccatccaggcaccccgtctGCCATTACAACTTTAAATAGATTTTTCCTACTATATCTTGTAATTTGCTTTTGTAGATATGAAAagtattggtttccatacatcaaCATCATACCTTTCTATGTCATCGAAGTTTACTGTTGATAgcagtttcaaatttttattttcctggagtCACCAAGTATACAAACATATCATGTACAAAGAATGATAATTTAATCTCAGTCTTCCCTTATTTCTGAGCCTCTTACCCTACAACTTTTCTAATTGTTTTGGCCAGTTCTTCCCATACAATGTAATAATAGCGACAAGTGAATGTCCTGTCTTACGTCTCATTCTAAGAATGGCCCATGGAATAGCATGTTGGCTTTGGTGACAAGGCAGATATATTTTAAGGTATGAGTATCTACTTGTTTCTATATTATGGAGTGTTtcttatcaagaatggatgttgaattgtTTCAAATACCTTGTCACTATCTATGGTTTTGATCCGATCGTTCTCTTCAAATCTATTAATATATTAACATGTGATTAGATTAACTGATACTGAAAATCCTTGCATTCCTAGTGGGATAAatccaggttcatttttaaacatctgtCTTGTAACAAGCTGTTAAATTATGTTTCCTAACATTCTACTGTGACTTCTAATGATAATATTCATGAGTGGGACTGGCCAGCTGATTTCTACTTTGTGTGGTCTTTGTTAGGTTTGATCTCAGGGTAAATCTaattcgtttaaaaaaaaaaaaatcacaccatatccttcttttttttttttgctctgagaAAGTTTCAAGCATTGGATTTACTtactctttctattttcttttccttttgtttgtttcaagtttttatttaaattctagttcattaacatatagtataatctcggtttcaggagtagaatttagtgattcatcacttatatataacacccagtgctggtcacaagtgccctccttaatacccatcacccatttagcccacctcctgcccacctcccttccagcaaccctcagtttgttttctaaaagtaagagtctcttatggtttgcctccctctcctttttccccctttccctatcTACTTACTCTTTAAAAGCTTTAGTAGAACCCTCTCTATGAAACCATCTGAACTTGATGCTTTTTGTAATTTggtccaattttttcttttaaatgagctTCATTTTTCCACCCAGTTTTATCGAGATATAATCAACATAAAACATTGTGTAAGCTTAAGGTGTATaatgtgataatttgttatatgtatatactgcTAAATGATTGCCACAATTAGACTAGTAAACACATCTATTACCTCACACAGTTACCATTTATTTTGTCAACCTGGTGTGAATTTTTGAcaaaatttctctatttttcaaatcAGAAATCAGTCTGTTAAAATACTCCCTCTCTAGAAGTTCTAGAGTCCGGTttgatatattatataaattagaaaatcagtTTCAACATTATCTCAACATCTTCCATCTAACACAAGATGGTACATACAACTTTTGTTCCTAATCATAAAGTCGTCTGCTTAAAAATGTTAGTGACTTCCatagggcaccagggtggctcatcTGATTCAGCGTTCAACTCTTAaattctgctcaggttgtgatctcatgattcgtgggattgagctctgcatcgggttcaaacatggagcctggttggtattctccctttctttctccctttctctctctctctctctcccattccccctcacaataaacaaataaacattaaaaaaaaatatgttagtgACTTCCTATTAGCTATGCAATAAAACCTAACTCCATCACTTACCATGGCTCCCCTGTCATCCCACCTCAGCCTCCTTCCACCACTACTCCTGTTAACATTCCTGGTGAACTCAGTAACCACAGAGCGGATCCATCCCTCATTAGGCTTTCACGACCTCACCTCCAACGTGCCCCAATGACCCAGTCTCAGAAACATGCCCTGGACTTCATCATCGCATAACATCGGATATGGGATTTTAGTAGGGGTTCTATAATTGATAAATCTATAGTATTTACTGAAGGTGTAAAGAGAATAAAAGCAGCAAGAATGTGCCCAACATTTTTGGCTTCAGCATCTGGTAGAACGGAGTTATACGGTTTACCGAGGTGGGGAAAACTATGAGAGGGGTAGGTAGGGATGTGAGAATGAACATTTTGGGATTTGGATTAGGTTTGAGATGCCCATAAGATGGACAGTAAGCAGCTAAATGCATGGGTCTGGACTGGTGATAGAAATTTAGGAAACTTCAGTGTCTGGAATTTAAGGCCATGGGTCTCAGTGGGATCACCCAAGGATTAAGCCTGCTTCAGAGGAGCAGAGTCAAACCAATGCTTAGATATATGGAATAGCATCCAACCATGACTGAGAAGCACTGGCtagtgagggaggaggaaaaccaggaatgTGTGGTCTCATGGAAGCCAAGTATAGAAAGTACTTGAAGAAGGACAATAAACTATGTCAAACACTGCCGAGAGGCTGAATCGGAGGGGGGCTGAAAACTATTAGATTTGGGCAAGATAGACGTGATGGACAGACTTAACAAGAGTGATTTCAGTAGCGTGCTAGGGATAAAAGTTTATTTGGAGGGGGTTCAAAGGAGATTGTGAGAAAAGGCAGTGTTGACCGCCAGTCTAGACAGTTCTTTGGAGGAGTTCTATTCTAAAGAAGACCTGGAAAATAAGGCAGAATTTGGAGGGGGGTGAAAGGTCAAAGGAGGGTTTCTTCAAGATGAAAGACAAGGTAGCTTGTTCATATAGTGAAGAGTTCTGATGcaataaagagagagaatggattgggccaaagagaaaggggcaaatTGCAGGGATGAAGTTCTTGAGAAGTTGGCCTTAATCGTTCCACTGAAAAAATACTGAGTGTTGACTGCATGCCATGCCCTAATCTAAGCACATGGGTGCAAACAGGGCAGAAAAGAAGCCAGGACTGTGCACTCATTGCAATGGCAGGAAAGGGTGAGTAGGTGTAGGCATAGATGCAAGCCGTTCAATAGGTTTGGTTGTGAAAGGATATGCCTTCGgactgctccccccgcccccccttcacCCCACAGTGCAGTAGATATCACAGATGGTATCTGAgagtaaaacagaaaacatggtgTTTGGAGATTTGAGAAATATAATTTGGGCAGTGGGAGAGTGAACTGATGAGCTCATATGTTAGGACTGCTGGCACTTTAGGTCCGAGGTTAGGCATTTATAGCACAAGCGGCCAGTAAAACCTGGTGTTTTCCTCTCGCCTTGTTTAGTGAGCCAGGCTTTAAGTGCAGAGCAGAGGAAGAGCGGGATTCAGATGGGATCGGGCTCTTCCCGTAAGCGGCCTGAGGTGATCTCTGAAAATGGTTCGCTATTCACTTGACCCGGAAAACCCGACAAAATCATGCAAATCAAGAGGTTCAAATCTTCGCGTTCACTTTAAGAACACACGGGAAACTGCCCAGGCCATCAAGGGTATGCGTATCCGAAAAGCCACCAAGTATCTGAAAGACGTCACTTTGCAGAAGCAATGTGTGCCATTCCCACACTACAATGGTGGGGTTGGTAGGTGTGCCCAGGCCAAACAGTGGGGCTGGACACAGGGTCGGTGGCCCAAAAAGAGTGCCGAATTTTTACTGCACGtgcttaaaaatgcagagagTAATGCTGAACTTAAGGGTTTAGATGTAGATTCTCTGGTCATTGAGCACATCCAGGTGAACAAAGCCCCCGAAATGCGGCGTAGAACTTCCAGGGCTCATGGTCGGATTAACCCATACATGAGCTCTCCCTGCCACATTGAGATGACCCTTACTGAAAAAGAGCAGATTGTTCCTAAACCAGAAGAGGAGGCTGCgcagaagaaaaagatatcccagaagaaactgaagaaacaaaaacttatggCCCAGGAGTAAACTCTGCAtgaaatacacacaaataaaagtaaaaacagaaaaacaaacaaacaaacaaacaaatgggatTGGGATGTCTTCAGGAAAgtgacagaaggagagaggggccaTCAGAGTTCCAAGTATGCACAAAGAAGTGAATATAATTGTGGGTCCTGTCATCTAAGATGGGGAAAGACTGAGGCTATGAAGAGGGTAATTTCTCACAGggtcaaataatttttgaaatgggATTCTAGACAGATCAAGCTGGAAAGACAATAAACGAAATTATCCctgactcttctttttctcccaactTCAGCAAATTCTATAGGATCCACTTTCAACATAAGCCTAGAATCTTCTCCGCTGCCACCCTGGTCCCAGCCCACATCAGCTATATCTTGCCAGGATTACTGCAATAGCCTACTGACTGACCATTCTACTTCCACTTTCAACTCCCCACAGTCTTGCCTCCATATAGTAGCCAGATTGCATCAAATAGTAATTCAGACCACCCTACTTACCACCTCAGTTCCCCCAGTGCTTCCCCATCTTCCCCAAGAACAACAAATCCAAAGTTCTCACCACAGCCGGTCAGGTCCTTCCTATGTGATCTGGCCCTTGGTTGTTTCCCCAAAGTCATTATTacctctctcccccttgcccacCGCAAGCCACTCTGGTATCTGGCTACTTCTCGCACAGGATTAACCACACTAGGGTCCCCAGGCCTTTGTACTTACTATCTCTTCTTCCCAGAAGCTCTTCCCAAAGATATTCCCATGTGGTGTTCCCACACTTCATTCTGAGATCTGCTCTAATGACACCCTCAGAGAGCCCCCTCTTGAAAACTCAGTCTAAAATAGCAGCCCGTCACTCTCAAACTCTTACtaccagtttatttttcttcataatgtgCATCACCACTGTGTTGTATTATACTTGTTTACTGCTGTTTCCCTGAGGAAAGGTAAGCCTGTGAGATGCTGGATATATTAATCAACCTGATTGTGATGgtcatttcacaaagaaaacGGATGATTTAAATaatgtacaattttatttgtcaattacaaTTTCAATAaggttgaaaaattaaataagaagagAACACAATCCTCACCATATAACTCatcttttgatttctattttccttattcatatcaatgagaaaaaaaaaaactttaaaattaaaaaccagatCAATTTTGAGGTAGCTCCTTTTCCTACTACAGTATTTCCTAATACAGTATTGTGTATTTTGAGTCCCAGAGGACTAAGCTAATATGggaacatacttttttttaaatttttttaatgtttatttatttctgagacagagacagagcatgagtgggggaggggtgggggtggggcggacacagaatccgaagcaggctccaggctctgagctgtcagcacagagcctgatgtgggcctcgaactcacagactgcgagatcatgacctgagccgaagctggacgctcaactgactgagccacccaggtgccccgggaacaTACTTttaaagagataagaaaaaatattctcaaataaaaaCCTGGGTTTTTATTAGAAGACTAAAAAATTATGGTAGTAAATTTCCCATTTTTGATCAACTGTTATCCACCCTTTTCTCTGATGTTATTTATGTGGGGAAGGGCAATAAATTTTGACTAATGTTCTCTAAACAATAACGCATTTATGCATTGACCTAATTCTACCGAAatttcttagattaaaaaatggtttctaaATCAACACGTGTCCGTCAAACTTTAAGTCCATAGTACtaagtaaaatgaatttaaaaaacccaTATAAGTCAAAATCTCTCTACATTTTTATCTGCTCATGGGGCATCTATtactgagaaaatatatttgccttAAGTAGTTTGTACATACTACAAGAGATTGCATGAGAAGAAAGGCAGCCAGGGTAACACAGCATCTCGAAGTGAACTGACCAGTTCTATAATATTAAGTCAAAGTGCTGCTCCTGTTCAATCTTTCTGAGAAACACTGACTGCTTGTGAAACAGTGACTTTTGCCTGTTATACTTAGAGCTCTTGTTTTAGGATCTGAGTGGGTTCTTGgtcatgagaaaaaaaacccaaaaaacaaaaacaggaccTTCAATTTTTCTACCCAAAAGAGAATATTCAAAATGCACAAATATACTTACTGATTGTGACCCTTTAATGAATTCCTTGAATCCtaaccttacctttttttttttttttttttaaattttagactgACTGTGACTTGCGGAAAAGTTGCAGTCATAGCGCTGATAATTCCTGTGACCCCTTTACCCAGCTGCCCACAATGTTAACATGCTAAATAATCAGGGTACCTTggtcaaaattaagaaattgagATACCATTATTAACTGAAACCCtattttattctgatttcacCAGTGTTTCAACTTATGTCGTTTTTCTGTTCTGGGACCCAGTCCAGGTTCCCATGTTGAATTGGGAAGCCTTACCTTTtgatctgtttcttcatcttcgTTTTGATAATCATCGCAGAGGGGGTTGGTACTGGCTGCAAAGGTCGGCCCCTGGGAGTAGTACTGTGAACTTCGGTAGCCATCCCGCCTCAGCTTATCACATTCTGCAGAGGGTACaggccagggaaggggtgggggaggaagggcgtaaaaaaacagaatttgtttgcttctctttatttaccttttctagCAATATTTTCCTAGGCGTaagatttcaaaataatcatactattaataatgaaaatgatgatCAAAACAACTAAGAGTTAGTA
The nucleotide sequence above comes from Panthera tigris isolate Pti1 chromosome B2, P.tigris_Pti1_mat1.1, whole genome shotgun sequence. Encoded proteins:
- the LOC122238754 gene encoding 60S ribosomal protein L17-like; protein product: MVRYSLDPENPTKSCKSRGSNLRVHFKNTRETAQAIKGMRIRKATKYLKDVTLQKQCVPFPHYNGGVGRCAQAKQWGWTQGRWPKKSAEFLLHVLKNAESNAELKGLDVDSLVIEHIQVNKAPEMRRRTSRAHGRINPYMSSPCHIEMTLTEKEQIVPKPEEEAAQKKKISQKKLKKQKLMAQE